A window of the Lactuca sativa cultivar Salinas chromosome 7, Lsat_Salinas_v11, whole genome shotgun sequence genome harbors these coding sequences:
- the LOC111890926 gene encoding transcription initiation factor IIF subunit alpha yields MSFDLMLKPSCDGCRSTVELYGSNCKHMTLCVTCGKTMAERKDKCRDCGTTITRLIREYNVRASSASEKNYFIGRFVTGLPSFSKKKNDNKWSLQKEGLQGRQITDTLWEKFKNKPWLLEDETGQFHYQGVLEGAQTATYYLLMLQGKEFVAIPAGSWYNFNKVAQYKQLTLEEAEEKIKNRRKTADGYERWMMKAANNGAAAFGEVERPDDKEGGGGGGGGRGRKKNNADDDEGNVSDRGEEDEDEEFARKNRLGLNKRGGDDDEEGPRGGDLDFDDDDIEKGDDWEHEEIFTDDDEAVGNDPEEREDLLAPEIPAPPEIKQDEDDEEENEEQEGGLSQSGKELKKLLGKNNGVNDSEPEQDDDDDDDDDIEDESSPVLAPKSNNAPSKRMNLPKEEPVDNSPSKTVSTGSARGTPNSSKSSKGKRKSNDEAKPANGSKKVKTETEVKGVKEEPAKSSAPTKGASASKASAAGAPQTASTNTNTGPVTEDEIRAVLLHKAPVTTQDLVAKFKSRLRSKEDKSAFAEILRRISKIQKTNGPSYVVLRDK; encoded by the exons ATGTCGTTTGATTTGATGCTAAAGCCGTCGTGCGATGGCTGTAGATCGACGGTCGAGTTGTACGGTAGCAACTGCAAGCACATGACGCTGTGTGTGACTTGTGGCAAAACCATGGCTGAGAGGAAGGACAAGTGCCGTGACTGTGGCACCACCATTACTCGTCTAATTCGG GAATACAATGTCCGGGCGAGCTCAGCCAGTGAAAAGAATTACTTCATAGGAAGATTTGTGACTGGTTTACCGAGTTTCTCTAAAAAGAAAAATGACAACAAGTGGTCTCTTCAGAAAGAAGGATTACAAGGACGCCAAATCACAGACACCCTATGG gagaaatttaaaaataaaccttGGCTTTTGGAGGATGAAACTGGACAATTTCATTATCAGGGAGTTCTTGAGGGTGCACAAACAGCAACATACTACCTTCTAATGTTACAGGGGAAAGAGTTTGTTGCAATCCCTGCTGGATCATG GTACAACTTCAACAAAGTTGCACAATACAAGCAACTTACACTTGAGGAAGCAgaagaaaagataaaaaacagAAGGAAAACTGCAGATGGGTATGAAAGATGGATGATGAAAGCTGCAAACAACGGGGCGGCTGCTTTTGGTGAAGTTGAAAGGCCTGATGACaaggaaggtggtggtggtggaggtggtggcagAGGGCGTAAAAAGAATAATGCAGATGATGATGAAGGGAATGTGTCAGATAGAGGAGAAGAAGATGAGGATGAAGAGTTTGCAAGGAAAAATAGACTTGGACTTAATAAAAGAGGaggtgatgatgatgaggaaggCCCTAGAGGTGGTGATCttgattttgatgatgatgatattgaGAAAG GTGATGACTGGGAGCATGAGGAGATTTTCACAGATGATGATGAAGCAGTTGGTAATGATCCTGAAGAGCGTGAAGACTTATTAGCCCCTGAAATCCCTGCTCCTCCTGAAATCAAACAG GATGAAGACGATGAGGAAGAGAATGAAGAACAGGAAGGAGGACTGAGCCAATCTGGGAAGGAGTTAAAGAAGCTGCTTGGGAAAAACAATGGTGTCAATGATTCAGAACCAGaacaagatgatgatgatgacgatgatgatgat ATTGAAGATGAAAGTTCCCCTGTTCTTGCACCAAAGTCTAATAACGCACCTTCAAAGCGTATGAATCTACCAAAAGAAGAACCCGTTGATAACAGCCCTTCAAAGACGGTTTCCACAGGGTCCGCTCGTGGGACCCCCAATTCATCCAAGTCATCAAAGGGAAAGAGGAAAAGCAATGACGAGGCTAAGCCTGCAAATGGTTCAAAGAAAGTAAAAACCGAAACT GAGGTGAAAGGTGTGAAGGAAGAGCCTGCAAAAAGCAGTGCTCCCACAAAAGGTGCATCGGCTTCAAAAGCATCAGCAGCGGGGGCCCCACAAACAGCATCTACTAATACTAATACTGGGCCAGTGACAGAAGATGAAATTAGAGCAGTTTTATTGCACAAGGCACCTGTTACTACACAGGATCTTGTTGCTAAATTTAAATCCCGGCTACGCTCCAAAGAG GACAAGAGCGCGTTTGCTGAAATCTTGAGGAGGATTTCCAAGATACAGAAGACAAATGGTCCGAGCTATGTGGTGTTGAGGGACAAATGA
- the LOC111890927 gene encoding stress-response A/B barrel domain-containing protein UP3, with product MSEQPQIVEHVVLFKVKPDADSSKLAAMVSGLNGLASLNLTLHLSFGQLLHSRSSSLTFTHMLHSRYRSKEDLREYAVHPEHVRVVNENKPIIDDVMAVDWMSNGGSVSPKPGSAMRVTFLKLKENLGENEKARVLEVIGEIKDQFQAIEQLSLGENFSHDRAKGFTIASIAVLPGQADLEALDSNSEIVNSQKEKAGDSIDSVVVVDYVIPPPQEANL from the coding sequence ATGTCGGAACAACCGCAGATCGTTGAACACGTGGTCCTCTTCAAAGTAAAACCAGATGCCGACTCTAGCAAACTCGCGGCTATGGTGAGTGGACTCAACGGCTTAGCATCACTCAACCTCACCCTCCACCTCTCCTTCGGACAACTCCTTCACTCTCGGTCATCGTCGCTTACCTTCACTCACATGCTTCACAGTCGGTACAGATCAAAGGAGGATCTCCGGGAGTACGCCGTTCATCCTGAGCACGTTCGTGTGGTCAACGAGAATAAACCGATCATTGATGACGTCATGGCCGTTGATTGGATGTCTAATGGTGGTAGTGTCTCACCGAAGCCAGGGTCGGCGATGAGAGTTACATTTCTGAAGTTGAAGGAGAATTTAGGGGAAAATGAGAAAGCTAGGGTTTTGGAAGTGATTGGAGAAATTAAAGATCAGTTTCAAGCGATTGAACAGCTAAGTTTGGGTGAGAATTTCTCTCATGACAGGGCGAAAGGGTTTACGATCGCTTCAATCGCTGTTTTGCCTGGGCAGGCTGATTTGGAGGCACTGGATTCAAATTCGGAGATTGTGAACTCGCAGAAGGAGAAAGCCGGTGATTCCATAGACAGCGTGGTGGTTGTTGATTATGTGATTCCACCTCCGCAGGAAGCTAACCTCTAA